Proteins encoded by one window of Hippoglossus hippoglossus isolate fHipHip1 chromosome 15, fHipHip1.pri, whole genome shotgun sequence:
- the kcnk18 gene encoding potassium channel subfamily K member 18, with protein sequence MSVAEKKAISATAESRKCAGRLWRLFPHLLLCLSLVAYAALGALIFQYLEGKSEPSNQKKYHEFLGQIITTVQNLTGNYSYTDKDILWKVERKMRDDFQSIWLQRPDRWNFFGSLFFCCTVFTTVGYGEIYPVTLSGKVVCILYAMVGIPLMLLVILDVGDFLAMLMSRAYVRIHSLCKMLFSHTWSPLKSRKRAAESKHWALNDGTFVFSHDVVIREPLDIREVLRSQEDVRHKSIQLQNNKEIFEKILARDNLLRKGPLLRTFSCPELNRLPPPPKGYVIWDFSGLGDGMEMLDVPFVLILLVVFAYISFVGWILPYWETQFKGFDPYYFCFITLTTIGFGDIVPHHPKYFMLTSLFIIAGMAIMSMAFKLGQTRIVSCYRQCIKFISRGNVETFRDKEND encoded by the exons atgtcaGTGGCAGAGAAGAAAGCAATAAGCGCTACAGCCGAGTCCAGGAAATGCGCTGGACGTCTCTGGAGGCTCTTTCCTCACCTGCTGCTATGTCTGTCTCTGGTCGCCTACGCTGCGCTGGGTGCGCTCATCTTCCAGTACTTAGAAGGAAAAAGCGAGCCCAGCAACCAGAAGAAGTACCATGAGTTCCTGGGTCAGATTATCACCACCGTGCAGAACCTCACCG gcaACTACTCTTACACTGATAAAGACATACTGTGGAAAGTAGAGCGTAAGATGAGAGATGATTTCCAGTCCATATGGCTCCAGAGACCTGACAGGTGGAACTTCTTTGGCTCCCTGTTCTTCTGCTGCACTGTATTCACCACGGTTG GGTATGGGGAGATCTATCCAGTTACCCTGTCTGGTAAGGTGGTATGCATTTTGTATGCCATGGTGGGCATCCCTCTTATGCTCCTGGTCATCCTCGATGTGGGAGACTTCCTTGCCATGCTTATGTCCAGAGCCTACGTACGCATTCACAGTCTCTGCAAAATGCTCTTCTCCCACACCTGGTCGCCGCTGAAGTCTCGTAAGAGGGCAGCGGAGTCCAAGCACTGGGCCCTGAATGATGGTACCTTCGTTTTTAGCCACGACGTTGTTATCCGTGAACCCCTTGACATCCGGGAGGTGCTGCGCAGCCAGGAAGACGTGCGGCATAAGTCAATCCAGCtccaaaacaacaaagagaTCTTCGAGAAGATTCTTGCCAGGGATAATTTACTCAGAAAGGGCCCACTGCTCAGGACCTTCTCCTGTCCAGAGCTGAACCGGCTGCCACCACCACCCAAAGGATATGTCATATGGGACTTCTCAGGGTTAGGGGATGGGATGGAAATGCTGGATGTTCCCTTTGTGCTGATTCTTTTAGTTGTGTTTGCCTACATTTCCTTTGTAGGTTGGATCCTGCCGTATTGGGAAACTCAATTCAAGGGCTTTGACCCCTACTACTTCTGCTTTATCACACTCACAACCATAGGTTTTGGCGACATTGTACCCCATCACCCCAAGTACTTTATGCTTACCTCACTCTTCATCATTGCCGGCATGGCCATCATGTCCATGGCTTTTAAGCTGGGCCAAACACGAATTGTAAGCTGCTACCGCCAGTGCATAAAGTTCATCAGCAGGGGAAATGTGGAGACTTTCAGAGATAAAGAGAATGACTAA